A single genomic interval of Odontesthes bonariensis isolate fOdoBon6 chromosome 3, fOdoBon6.hap1, whole genome shotgun sequence harbors:
- the gpx1b gene encoding glutathione peroxidase 1b yields MGSKFYNLTAKLLPGEIFNFSSLKGKVVLIENVASLUGTTTRDYTQMNELHERYASKGLVILGVPCNQFGHQENCKNEEILLSLKYVRPGNGFEPKFQLLEKVEVNGKDAHPLFVLLRERLPVPSDDPSSLMNDPKLITWSPVCRNDVAWNFEKFLIGPDGEPFKRYSRKFLTSDIEGDIKKLLNQAN; encoded by the exons ATGGGGTCGAAATTCTACAACCTCACGGCTAAACTCTTGCCGGGAGAAATCTTTAATTTCTCGTCTCTGAAGGGCAAAGTCGTCCTCATTGAGAATGTCGCGTCTCTCTGAGGTACGACAACCAGGGATTACACCCAGATGAACGAGCTCCACGAGCGGTACGCCAGCAAGGGGCTCGTGATCCTGGGAGTACCCTGCAACCAGTTCGGCCATCAG GAGAACTGCAAGAATGAAGAAATCCTGCTGTCTCTCAAGTACGTCCGTCCTGGAAATGGCTTCGAGCCAAAGTTTCAGCTTCTGGAGAAGGTGGAGGTGAATGGGAAGGATGCCCATCCCCTGTTCGTGCTCCTCAGGGAACGGCTCCCAGTCCCCAGCGACGACCCCTCGTCCCTGATGAACGACCCCAAGCTGATCACGTGGAGCCCAGTGTGCAGGAACGACGTGGCCTGGAACTTTGAGAAGTTCCTCATCGGGCCAGACGGAGAGCCGTTCAAACGCTACAGCAGGAAGTTCCTCACCAGCGACATCGAGGGAGACATCAAGAAGCTCCTCAACCAGGCCAACTAA